A window of Streptomyces sp. NBC_01224 genomic DNA:
CCGGCGCAGCAGCTCCCGGACGGCACCGGCCTCGTGACGTCGCGGCCCAAGGCCTGTCGGGCCTCGCCTCCCCGAACCGCGGCAGGATGGTCACCCCCGCTTACTCGGCGATTCCGGTATTGGCGCCCGTGTCCAGGAACGCCCGGGTCTCCTTCGAGGAGTTCGCCCAGCAGCAGACCACCACGACCTTGTCGTCGGCGATCGTCTTGCGGAAGTCCTCCAGGCTGGTCGGGTCACATCAGTGTCCCTTGGCGACTTGATCCTGCCGCCGCGCCAAGGGGGCGGTGGCTGAACGGTGGCTCGCGGTCAGGACGAGTCGCACGCGACGGACTCGCCCTGTCCGTAATAGGGGTGCAAGCACCGTCCATCAGCACGCGCCCGAGATGGCGGGCCCGACCAGCAGCGGTGCCATGGGGTTCAACGAGGCATACGCGGTCACCCGACGCCGTTCTGCAGACCCCTGCCCGTGCAAAACGTCAGCCCATGACGGTTCGAGAGGCGGCACCCTCAGCCATGGGCCGTTTGCGGGAGAATGCGCCTAGGTTGATGACGATGCCGGTGTGTTCACCTGTGTACCGCAGCGGATCGTGGTCGTGGTCGTGGCCGGCCTCGACGCGGTCGACCAGGGCGGCGAGGAACCGGCCCGCCAGGGGAGCGTTCTTGAACTGGTTGCCGCTCGTTCCCATCGCGACATAGAAGCCGGCCAGATCGGTGCGGTCGTAGATGGGGGACCAGTCGTCGGCGGCGTCGTAGACACCGGCGATGCCGGTCGGCCGGTTCGGGACGCGGAGGAGCGGGAATCGGCGTGCGGCCCTGGTCACTTGGGCGTCGAACCGGGCGGCCGTCGGGTGCGGGTTGCACATGTCGGGATCGTCGAGCCACTCCATAGGGTCGCAGGCGGGCAGCGTGCTGCCGATGAGGAGGTGTCCGCCGAGGGGGCGCAGGTAGGTCCCAAGGTCGACATCGGCCACGATCAGGCCGAGCGTAGTCTTGGCGTCGCCCGGGCTCGACGAGGTTGTGTCGCCCTGGCTGACCGGTGCGGCCACCTGGTGGACTTCTTGGCGCAGCGGGCGCACTCCGACGGTGAACTCGGCTCCGACCTCGGCCATCCGGTTGAACGCGCCCGACCAGGGCCCGGCGGCGTTGATCACCACCGGTGCCGTGATCGCGGTGCCGTCGGCGAGCCGGATACCCGCCACCCGGTCCTCGCGGCGCAGGACACCGACGACTGTGCGATGGAAGAGGAAGCGCGCCCCGATGCGGGCCGCCGCGTCCGCGAGATTCTGTGCCGCGAGCTGGGGATCGTCGACGAAGCCCGCATCGGGTGTGAACAGCGCGCCGAGTTCCCCTTCCGGGCCGGAGAAGAACGCCTCGTCGAGCAGGGGCTTGGGGGGTCCGTAGCGTCCCGCGTCGATGCCGGGGATCCGGCTGCGCAGCGTTGCGGCATCCCAGCGCTCGTACGGCACGCCGGCACGCTCGAACAGCGCGATGACCTCCGACGTCCCGGAGCCCGGCGCGTCGAGGAGTACCGCTCCGGTCCGCCGGAACGCCGCCAGGCCAGGGCCGTGCATGGTGCCCAGGTGCTCCGCCCATCGTGCCCAGCAGTGCTGGGATTCCCAGGCGGTGGCGACACCGTCCCAGGTCGAGTAGTTGAAACGGATGATCGCGCTCGAGGCGCTGGTGGATCCGTGGCCGACGCCGCCGGACTTGTCGACGACCACTACGCGCCGACCGGTGCGCGCCAGTTCCAGTGCCACCGCGGCACCGATCACACCGGCGCCCACGACGACCGCGTCCGCGCCGGACGGAAGCGTGTCCGGTTCCCTGTCCGTCATGACTGCAGGTCCCCCGGGGTTCGCGGAGCCCGGTCGCCGTTCGCGTCCGGGTGGACGCTGCCGGCGTGGGGCGGGCAGTCGCCGACGCGATACGGGAAGTGGCACGCGGCGCGGTGCGGCTGTCCGGCCGCATCCTGCTGGGGGTCCCGTGCGGCGCAGACGTCCCGTCCGGGACGCCGGCTCGGCCCGACGGGGCAGCGCGGATGAAAGCGGCATCCGGTCGGTGGCGACGCGGGGTCGGGCACCTCTCCGGGAAGAAGCGGTTCCTCGACCGGTCGTCGTCCGGCGTGCAAGCTCGGCACGGCGGACAGCAGCGTTCGGGTGTAGGGGTGCCGTGGGCTGTGCAGCAGGTTCTCGGTGGAGGCGGTCTCGACGATCCGACCGAGATACATCACGGCGACGGCGTCCGACACATGGCGGACGGCGGCGAGGTCATGGCTGATGAACAGCATGGCGAAGCCCATGCGTCGTTGCAGATCCCGAAGCATGGTGAGGAGCGCCGCCCGGACCGACACATCGAGAGCCGAGGTGACCTCGTCGGCGATGAGAACCGCCGGATCGACGGCGAGCGCGCGGGCGACGGCCACGCGTTGGCGCTGGCCGCCCGAGAGCTGCCGCGGCACACGGTCGGCGCAGCCGGCGTCGAGACCGACCAGTTCCAGCAGCCCGCTGATGCGCTGTTCGCGGCTGCGGCGGTTCAGCCGGACGAAGGCCCCGGCTGATTCGGCGATCGACTGACGGACCGTCATGCGCGGGTCCAATGCCGTGTCCGGGTCCTGGAACACCAGTTGGACCTGTTGCCCCAACTGACGCCGATCGGCCGCCCGGCGCCCACGGTACTCCCGCCCACCGACCGTGATCCGCCCGGCGTACGGGCTGTCCAGCCCGACGACCGCACGTGCCAGGGTGGACTTTCCCGAACCGGACTCGCCGACCAGGCCGACCGTCGTGCCTTGGGGAACCTCCAGTGACACTCCGTCCACTGCCGTGATCGGCCCGAACGGCCCGTGGTGGCGAACAGTGACGTCGTACAGCGCCAACCCTGCCCCTTCCATCACTTCTCCGCCTCTTCGGTCTCACGCTGTCCGCAGACCAGCGCCGGGGGCAGCGGTCGCCAGCAGGCGACCTCGTGCCCCGGGTCGAGCAGGGACAACACGGGGCTCTCCACGGCGCACCGGTCCAGTCGATGCGGACAGCGGTCATGGAACGGGCAGCCCGGGACCGCACCGCACGGATCGGGCGGCCCTCCCTCGATGGTGTGCAGGGGGCGGCCGCGGTCCGCGGCCATGTCCGGGACCGAGGCGACGAGCATCCGCGTGTACGGATGCCGTGCGCCGGTCGCCAGCTCATGGGCAGGAAGGTTCTCCACGATCGTCCCCCCGTACATGACCAGAACCCGGTCGCAGGCGTCGGCCACCAGGGCGATGTCGTGGCTGATGAAGAGGATCGCGGTGGCGTCGTCGTGCCGGATACGGCGGAGCAGGTCCATGATCTGCCGCTGCACGGTGACGTCCAGGGCTGTCGTCGGCTCGTCCGCGATGATGAGGTCGGGGCGCATCATCGAAGCGGCAGCGATCGCCACTCGCTGGCGCTGACCGCCGGAGAGCTGAAAGGGGCGGGACCGCAGCAACCGACGCCCGCCGGGCAGCGCGACCCGCTGAAGCTGTGCCAGGGCCTGCTCGACGGCCTGGGCACGAGGGGTGCCATGGTGCGCGCGCACGGCCTCCGTCATCTGCGTTCCGATGCGGAGCGACGGGTTGAAGGCCGAGGCCGGGTTCTGGAAGATCATCGCCATTCCCGTCGCCAGCTGCCTGCGTCGCTCTTTGCGTGTCGAAGACTCGGCGTCCGCGCCGAGGAACCGGTGGGTACCCCAGGTCGCGCAGGCGCCGTCCGGCAGCAGGTCGGCGATGGCAAGCGCCGTCAGCGACTTCCCGGAGCCGGACTCGCCGACCAGGCCGACCATCTCACCGCGCCGCAGAGCGAGGTTGACACCGCGGACGGGCCGGACCACCCGGTCCGCCGAGGGAAGGGCGACCCGCAGATCCTCCACCTCCAGCACGTGGTCCACGGATGCCGGTCGGTCGGCGCGTGCCGGGTGTACCGCGGGTTCTTCCAGCTGCCGTGTGCGGACGCGTCGCGCGGCGGCTCCGGCCAGCACCTCGCCGAGCAGTTGGAAGGCCACACTGGCGTAGACGATGGCGACGCCGGGTGCCACGGCGGGCAGAGGTTCGGTGTAGATGCGGTCCAGCCCCTGGCTCAGCAGGAGCCCCCAGTCGTACGAAGGGGACTGCACCCCCAGTCCGAGGAAGCTCAGCCCCGACAGGGCCACGAGTGCCGAGCCCGCGGCGACTGTGGTGTTGAGCATCAGCGGTTCGGCGATGTGGGGCAGGACATGGCGCAGGAGGAGCCGATGGCGACGCAGGCCCAGCACACGTGCCGCCGCCATGAAGTCGGTTCCGGCCACTCCGGCAGCAAGGGTCTGCGTGATCCGCGCGAAGCCCGGTGCACTGGCGACGGCGAGTGCGAACACCGCCCCACCCGCCCCCGCGCCGAAGAGGGCCGCGAAGAACATCGCGACGAGAAGCGCGGGAAATGCCAGTAGGAGGTTGATCAGGGCTCCCAGCAGGCGGCGGGCGCGCCCGCCCACGACGGCGGTGAGCGCGCCCAGTGTGACCCCGGCCATCGCCCCGAGGAGCGTGGCCGCGACTGCCAGCAGCAGGGAGAGCCAAGTCGCCGAGAGCAGCCGGGCGAGCAGGTCGCGCCCGAGACGGTCCGTGCCGAGCAGATGACTTGCAGTGGGCCCCCGCAGCACCGCCGACGGGTCCGGACGGTCGGCGGCCTGCCCCCACAGCACCGCCCCCGCGACGGCCAGTACGGCGAGCGATCCGAGCATCGCCAGGGTGATCACGCCCATGGGCGAGGCCCAGACCGACCGGGACGCGCGAGACCTGCCGGCGGCGGCACCCGGCGTGGAAGGGGAAGGGGGAAACAGCACCATCGGATCACGTCTTCCGGATGACCGATCGGGGGTCGAGCAGGGCTAGGGCCAGATCGACCAGGAAGTTCACCGCGAGGACGGCCGAGCCCAGCACGAGAACCGACGCCTCGACGACCGCGTAGTCCTGCGCGGCCACGGACTGTGCCATCGCCGAACCGATGCCCGGCCAGGCGAACACCTTCTCGACCAATACGGTCCCCGCGATCAGGGCCGGCAGGAGATTCCCGGCGAGCGTCAGCGACGCGGTCAGCGTGTTCGGTGCCACGTGGCGCAGATAGAGCGGGACGGCGGGCAGCCGTTTCGCGCGGGCGGCACGCAGATAGTCCGTCGCGAGAACCTTGAGCGTCTCCACCCGTACGATCCGCAGTAGAACCGCGGTCGGAGCGAGCGCCAGCGCGAGCACGGGCAGCACGTAGGACTGAGGACCGAGGTCGCCGGCTACCGGAAAGATGCGCAGGGCGACCGCCAGTCCCGCGGTGAGACCCGCCGCGAGCACGAAGTCCGGCATGCCCGCCATGGCGGAGGTGGTGGCGGTGAACGCCAGCTCCGCCCGGGGCCGCCGCCCTCCGCGTGTCCACACCGCGGCGAGCAGCCCCCCGGGGAGGGCGACGACGAGTACGCAGGCGAACGCCAGGACAGCCAGCAGCAAGGTGGCCGGCAGACGTGCCCTGACCAGGTCGGCGACCGGCTCGCCGGTCACCAGAGAGACCCCGAGGTCCCCGTGGGCCAGATGGCGCAGATACTGCCGGTACTGTGCCAACAGGCCGTGATCCAAACCGAGTTCGTGTCGTTTGGCCGCTACGAGGTCCGGCGGGGCATCCACCCCCAGCGCGGCCCGGACGGGGTCACCGGGTACCAGCCGGATCATCGCGAAGGAAGCGGTGACGACCACGAAGAGGGAGACCGCCAGCCGCACCGCACGCCAGCAGCAGAACACCACCCACGGGTGGCACCGGGCCAGGGCGCCGAGCCGCGCGGACACGGTCGTCATGGGAGACCTCCTCGACTGGTGGTGCGCGGTCGTGTGCGGCGTCCGACGCCGCTACCTGTGCAGGCGGATGCTGGTCGGTACGATCTGGCCGCCGGGCGCGACGGCGAAGGTCGTCCGGTAGCCGTATACCGTGCTCGTGCCGTCGGCGATGGGGAGCGCATCGGCCGAGCGGAACAGCGCCGCGGCGGCCCTGTTCCAGTCCGCACAGCTGGCCGTGCCCGGTGCGCGCAGGGCGAGGGCGACGAAGCGGTCGTAGGCGCTGTTGGCGACGTACGCGAAGTTGAGCCCCCCGGACGGCGGCGAGCCGGAGAAGTACGGGACGAGCTGCGCGGGCAGCGGCGGACCCGGCGAGCTGCCGACCACGACGTCGAAGTCGCCGCTTTGGTACATGGCCTGTACCACCGCGTTGCTGCTCTCGCTGACGAGGTCGACGTCCGCACCCAGCGCCTGCCAGGTGGCGGCCATCAGTTC
This region includes:
- a CDS encoding NAD(P)/FAD-dependent oxidoreductase, which gives rise to MTDREPDTLPSGADAVVVGAGVIGAAVALELARTGRRVVVVDKSGGVGHGSTSASSAIIRFNYSTWDGVATAWESQHCWARWAEHLGTMHGPGLAAFRRTGAVLLDAPGSGTSEVIALFERAGVPYERWDAATLRSRIPGIDAGRYGPPKPLLDEAFFSGPEGELGALFTPDAGFVDDPQLAAQNLADAAARIGARFLFHRTVVGVLRREDRVAGIRLADGTAITAPVVINAAGPWSGAFNRMAEVGAEFTVGVRPLRQEVHQVAAPVSQGDTTSSSPGDAKTTLGLIVADVDLGTYLRPLGGHLLIGSTLPACDPMEWLDDPDMCNPHPTAARFDAQVTRAARRFPLLRVPNRPTGIAGVYDAADDWSPIYDRTDLAGFYVAMGTSGNQFKNAPLAGRFLAALVDRVEAGHDHDHDPLRYTGEHTGIVINLGAFSRKRPMAEGAASRTVMG
- a CDS encoding ABC transporter ATP-binding protein gives rise to the protein MEGAGLALYDVTVRHHGPFGPITAVDGVSLEVPQGTTVGLVGESGSGKSTLARAVVGLDSPYAGRITVGGREYRGRRAADRRQLGQQVQLVFQDPDTALDPRMTVRQSIAESAGAFVRLNRRSREQRISGLLELVGLDAGCADRVPRQLSGGQRQRVAVARALAVDPAVLIADEVTSALDVSVRAALLTMLRDLQRRMGFAMLFISHDLAAVRHVSDAVAVMYLGRIVETASTENLLHSPRHPYTRTLLSAVPSLHAGRRPVEEPLLPGEVPDPASPPTGCRFHPRCPVGPSRRPGRDVCAARDPQQDAAGQPHRAACHFPYRVGDCPPHAGSVHPDANGDRAPRTPGDLQS
- a CDS encoding dipeptide/oligopeptide/nickel ABC transporter permease/ATP-binding protein codes for the protein MGVITLAMLGSLAVLAVAGAVLWGQAADRPDPSAVLRGPTASHLLGTDRLGRDLLARLLSATWLSLLLAVAATLLGAMAGVTLGALTAVVGGRARRLLGALINLLLAFPALLVAMFFAALFGAGAGGAVFALAVASAPGFARITQTLAAGVAGTDFMAAARVLGLRRHRLLLRHVLPHIAEPLMLNTTVAAGSALVALSGLSFLGLGVQSPSYDWGLLLSQGLDRIYTEPLPAVAPGVAIVYASVAFQLLGEVLAGAAARRVRTRQLEEPAVHPARADRPASVDHVLEVEDLRVALPSADRVVRPVRGVNLALRRGEMVGLVGESGSGKSLTALAIADLLPDGACATWGTHRFLGADAESSTRKERRRQLATGMAMIFQNPASAFNPSLRIGTQMTEAVRAHHGTPRAQAVEQALAQLQRVALPGGRRLLRSRPFQLSGGQRQRVAIAAASMMRPDLIIADEPTTALDVTVQRQIMDLLRRIRHDDATAILFISHDIALVADACDRVLVMYGGTIVENLPAHELATGARHPYTRMLVASVPDMAADRGRPLHTIEGGPPDPCGAVPGCPFHDRCPHRLDRCAVESPVLSLLDPGHEVACWRPLPPALVCGQRETEEAEK
- a CDS encoding ABC transporter permease — translated: MTTVSARLGALARCHPWVVFCCWRAVRLAVSLFVVVTASFAMIRLVPGDPVRAALGVDAPPDLVAAKRHELGLDHGLLAQYRQYLRHLAHGDLGVSLVTGEPVADLVRARLPATLLLAVLAFACVLVVALPGGLLAAVWTRGGRRPRAELAFTATTSAMAGMPDFVLAAGLTAGLAVALRIFPVAGDLGPQSYVLPVLALALAPTAVLLRIVRVETLKVLATDYLRAARAKRLPAVPLYLRHVAPNTLTASLTLAGNLLPALIAGTVLVEKVFAWPGIGSAMAQSVAAQDYAVVEASVLVLGSAVLAVNFLVDLALALLDPRSVIRKT